A section of the Pseudomonas tritici genome encodes:
- a CDS encoding GtrA family protein yields the protein MQKILRVFIRYLGAGFFATLVHFVVFVCLLPYYGPTPSTFCAAVTGALVAYCLSRHWVFVKRDCNRGRFFITATSQVLSNTLIVTLLIHWGVPAQLAQLMTMVAVTLQGFTINHFWVFKHDSKREPLQ from the coding sequence ATGCAAAAAATACTTCGAGTGTTCATCCGTTATCTGGGCGCAGGCTTCTTCGCGACACTGGTGCATTTCGTAGTGTTCGTCTGCTTGCTGCCTTACTACGGCCCAACGCCATCCACCTTCTGTGCAGCCGTTACGGGGGCGCTGGTCGCCTATTGCCTGTCCAGGCATTGGGTATTTGTAAAGCGAGACTGCAATAGAGGGCGATTTTTCATAACGGCCACCAGTCAGGTTTTATCTAACACGCTTATTGTCACGCTACTGATCCACTGGGGCGTACCTGCACAACTTGCACAGCTCATGACAATGGTCGCCGTGACTCTTCAAGGCTTTACGATTAATCACTTCTGGGTATTCAAACATGACAGCAAACGCGAACCTCTTCAGTGA
- a CDS encoding ATP-dependent DNA ligase: MKAFAELYANLDATTSSNAKLAALQAYFLQAPPDDAAWAVYFLSGGRPRQLVPTRLLRDMATEASGIEPWLFEESYQSVGDLAETISLLLPESTYTSEDGLAVWLEEKLLPLRGLPPLELAERLPALWAQLDQPSLMVCIKLITGSFRVGVSKLLVTRALAAMADLDSKRVAQRLVGYTDLSNRPTPEGYLKLIAAESSDEHAQRGGQPYPFFLAHGLAQPVEQFDTLLGSPADWQVEWKWDGIRAQLVKREGRLWIWSRGEELVTERFPELHSLVSGLPDGTVIDGEIVVWKDAVQPFALLQQRIGRKTLSKKVLEDAPVAVLAYDLLEHQGDDWRNHTQAERRAQLEQVIAQCNQPSLQASPLLTGSSWQDLAEQREASRSLGVEGMMLKDRKGLYGVGRTKDMGLWWKWKVDPFSIDAVLIYAQRGHGRRASLYSDYTFAVWDGPPGTERTLVPFAKAYSGLTDEEMRKVDAIVRKTTVEKFGPVSSVTPSMVFELGFEGIALSKRHKSGIAVRFPRMLRWRQDKAVEEADNLATLQDLLA; this comes from the coding sequence ATGAAGGCCTTCGCCGAGCTGTACGCCAACCTCGACGCCACCACCTCCAGCAACGCCAAGCTTGCTGCACTGCAAGCCTACTTTCTGCAAGCGCCACCGGACGATGCCGCCTGGGCGGTGTACTTTCTGTCCGGGGGGCGCCCTCGCCAGTTGGTCCCCACGCGCCTACTGCGGGACATGGCCACCGAAGCGTCGGGCATCGAACCCTGGCTGTTCGAAGAAAGCTACCAGTCGGTGGGTGACTTGGCGGAGACGATTTCCCTACTGTTACCGGAATCCACCTACACCTCAGAAGACGGCCTTGCAGTGTGGCTGGAGGAAAAACTCCTACCCCTGCGTGGCTTGCCTCCGTTGGAATTGGCTGAGCGCCTACCGGCGTTATGGGCGCAACTGGATCAACCCAGCCTGATGGTGTGCATCAAGTTGATCACCGGCAGTTTTCGCGTGGGCGTGTCCAAGTTGCTGGTCACGCGAGCCCTCGCTGCCATGGCCGACCTCGACAGCAAGCGCGTGGCGCAGCGGCTGGTGGGCTACACCGACTTGTCCAACCGCCCTACGCCTGAGGGCTACCTCAAGCTGATCGCCGCTGAATCTTCCGACGAGCATGCGCAAAGGGGTGGGCAGCCCTATCCGTTTTTTCTCGCCCACGGTTTGGCGCAACCGGTGGAGCAGTTCGACACCCTGCTCGGCTCGCCCGCCGACTGGCAGGTGGAATGGAAGTGGGATGGCATCCGTGCGCAACTGGTCAAGCGTGAAGGCCGCCTGTGGATCTGGTCCAGGGGTGAAGAACTGGTCACCGAGCGTTTCCCCGAACTTCACAGCCTGGTCAGTGGCTTGCCCGATGGCACGGTGATCGATGGCGAAATCGTAGTGTGGAAGGACGCGGTGCAACCTTTCGCGCTGCTGCAACAGCGCATTGGTCGCAAGACCCTGAGCAAAAAAGTACTTGAGGACGCCCCGGTCGCAGTCCTGGCCTACGACCTGCTGGAACATCAGGGTGACGACTGGCGCAACCACACTCAGGCTGAGCGCCGCGCGCAACTTGAGCAGGTGATTGCCCAGTGCAACCAACCCTCGTTGCAGGCATCACCGTTGCTGACTGGGAGCAGTTGGCAGGACCTCGCCGAACAACGCGAAGCCTCTCGCAGCCTCGGGGTGGAAGGCATGATGCTCAAGGACCGCAAAGGCCTCTACGGCGTGGGCCGCACCAAGGACATGGGTCTATGGTGGAAGTGGAAGGTGGACCCGTTCAGCATCGACGCGGTGTTGATCTATGCCCAGCGCGGTCATGGTCGACGCGCCAGCCTGTATAGCGACTACACCTTTGCGGTATGGGACGGGCCGCCCGGTACCGAACGCACGCTGGTGCCGTTTGCCAAGGCGTATTCAGGGCTGACGGACGAGGAAATGCGCAAGGTCGACGCCATCGTGCGCAAGACCACGGTGGAAAAGTTCGGGCCGGTCAGCAGCGTCACGCCGAGCATGGTGTTTGAGCTGGGGTTTGAGGGGATTGCCCTGTCCAAGCGGCATAAAAGCGGGATTGCGGTGAGGTTTCCGCGAATGTTGCGCTGGCGACAGGATAAGGCGGTGGAAGAAGCCGATAACCTCGCCACGCTGCAGGACCTTCTGGCCTGA
- a CDS encoding ABC transporter ATP-binding protein: MYKLTVEGLHKSYGDNEVLKGVSLKAKTGDVISLIGASGSGKSTFLRCINFLETPNDGAMTLDGQSIRMVSDRHGMRVADDAELQRLRTRLAMVFQHFNLWSHMSVLENITMAPRRVLGCSKKDAEDRARRYLDKVGLPARVADQYPAFLSGGQQQRVAIARALAMEPEVMLFDEPTSALDPELVGEVLKVIQGLAEEGRTMIMVTHEMSFARKVSSQVLFLHKGLVEEQGAPADVLGNPKSERLQQFLSGNLK, translated from the coding sequence ATGTACAAATTGACCGTTGAAGGCCTGCATAAAAGCTATGGCGACAATGAGGTGCTCAAAGGTGTTTCGCTCAAGGCCAAGACCGGTGACGTGATCAGCCTGATCGGCGCCAGCGGCTCGGGCAAGAGCACCTTTTTGCGCTGCATCAACTTCCTGGAAACCCCCAACGACGGCGCCATGACCCTGGACGGCCAGTCGATCCGCATGGTCAGCGATCGCCACGGCATGCGCGTGGCCGACGACGCCGAACTGCAGCGCCTGCGCACGCGCCTGGCGATGGTGTTCCAGCACTTCAACCTGTGGAGCCACATGAGCGTGCTGGAAAACATCACCATGGCCCCGCGCCGGGTGCTGGGTTGCAGCAAGAAAGACGCCGAAGACCGCGCCCGTCGCTACCTCGACAAGGTAGGGTTGCCGGCGCGTGTGGCCGATCAATACCCGGCATTCCTGTCCGGCGGCCAGCAGCAACGGGTCGCCATCGCCCGCGCCTTGGCCATGGAACCCGAGGTGATGCTGTTCGACGAGCCCACCTCGGCCCTCGACCCGGAACTGGTGGGCGAAGTGCTCAAGGTGATCCAGGGCCTGGCCGAGGAAGGCCGCACCATGATCATGGTGACCCACGAGATGAGCTTTGCGCGCAAGGTGTCGAGCCAGGTGCTGTTCCTGCACAAGGGCCTGGTGGAAGAGCAAGGTGCGCCTGCGGATGTGTTGGGCAATCCCAAGAGTGAGCGCTTGCAGCAGTTTCTAAGTGGCAATCTCAAGTGA
- a CDS encoding succinylglutamate desuccinylase/aspartoacylase family protein: protein MRHQVHELIAPVPGTARQIHSFHFGPEQAEGKIYIQSSLHADELPGMLVAWHLKVQLAKLAAAGRLRSEIVLVPIANPVGLEQVLMDIPLGRYELESGQNFNRLFVDLSEAVGNQVEDLLGDDPRHNVELIRAALSTALAAQNADTQLQSQRLVLQRLACDADIVLDLHCDFEAVAHLYTTPEAWPQVEPLARYIGSEANLLATDSGGQSFDECFTLVWWQLQQRFGERFPIPMGSFSVTVELRGQGDVNHGLASLDCQAIIDYLIHFGAITGDAAPLPDLPYPATPLAGVEPVATPVGGLLVFSALPGEYLEAGQLIAEIIDPISDRVTPVHCQKAGLLYARSLRRMATAGMVIGHVAGSEAYRSGYLLSP from the coding sequence ATGCGTCATCAGGTTCATGAACTGATCGCGCCAGTGCCAGGTACGGCGCGGCAGATTCACAGTTTTCACTTCGGCCCGGAGCAGGCCGAGGGCAAGATTTACATCCAGTCGTCGCTGCACGCCGATGAGTTGCCGGGCATGCTGGTGGCCTGGCACCTCAAAGTGCAATTGGCGAAGCTGGCCGCGGCCGGTCGCCTGCGCAGCGAGATCGTGCTGGTGCCTATCGCCAACCCGGTGGGCCTGGAACAGGTGTTGATGGATATCCCGCTGGGTCGCTATGAGCTGGAGAGCGGGCAGAACTTCAATCGCCTGTTTGTCGACCTCAGTGAAGCGGTCGGCAACCAGGTCGAAGATTTGCTCGGGGATGATCCTCGGCACAACGTCGAACTGATCCGCGCCGCGCTGTCCACCGCCCTCGCCGCACAAAATGCCGACACCCAGCTGCAATCCCAGCGCCTGGTGCTGCAACGCCTGGCCTGTGACGCCGACATAGTACTGGACCTGCATTGCGATTTCGAAGCCGTGGCGCACTTGTACACCACGCCCGAGGCCTGGCCGCAGGTGGAACCGCTCGCGCGGTATATCGGTTCGGAAGCTAATTTGCTCGCGACCGACTCCGGTGGACAATCCTTCGATGAGTGTTTCACCCTGGTCTGGTGGCAATTGCAGCAACGCTTCGGCGAGCGCTTCCCGATCCCCATGGGCAGTTTTTCGGTGACCGTCGAACTGCGCGGGCAAGGCGACGTCAACCACGGCCTGGCCAGTCTCGACTGCCAGGCAATCATCGATTACCTGATTCACTTCGGCGCCATCACCGGTGATGCGGCACCGCTGCCCGACCTGCCCTACCCGGCCACACCGCTGGCCGGCGTTGAACCGGTGGCGACGCCAGTGGGTGGCCTGCTGGTGTTCAGCGCCCTGCCCGGTGAATACCTGGAGGCCGGGCAACTGATCGCCGAAATCATCGACCCCATTTCCGACCGCGTAACGCCGGTGCACTGCCAGAAGGCCGGCCTGCTTTACGCCCGTTCGCTACGCCGCATGGCCACTGCCGGGATGGTCATCGGCCATGTCGCAGGCAGCGAGGCCTACCGTAGCGGCTACCTACTTTCGCCTTGA
- a CDS encoding sensor histidine kinase, whose translation MATITLFYSVLIWATVNVTEDYIIASYLKLEAQAFEERHSPQGAATAMPNSIYLQGYWSGDAELPAVIRQLPAGHHELEGEDVHVFVSVVPGASQRLILMLNESELSQTEGYGAQIFGLLCAVAGLILILGTILAIAIARAIAQPVSQLVEDVASEPRGPCRFSGFERQDEIGTLSRTLSALVTQQNAALLREQAFTRHVSHELRTPLGILNNSLAILRLPGCNAEKSARSLLRMEGALSGMKMTIELFLSLAREPRQLPHAAIDLSAVVAEQIEKYQLLYPLAADARVLTGASTICVKANEAIARSVVQNLLGNAVQHGAGKVRVVLTEQQLVIINNRVEQRVSPGFGFGLEIVSRACTQAGWRFETRRTRHTFHARICFT comes from the coding sequence ATGGCAACGATTACGTTGTTCTACAGTGTGCTGATCTGGGCCACTGTCAACGTGACAGAGGACTACATCATTGCCAGCTATTTGAAGCTTGAGGCACAGGCGTTCGAGGAACGGCATAGCCCGCAGGGGGCAGCGACGGCGATGCCCAACAGCATTTACCTGCAAGGCTACTGGTCGGGAGACGCTGAACTTCCCGCCGTCATTCGCCAATTGCCAGCCGGTCACCATGAACTGGAGGGAGAGGATGTCCATGTGTTCGTGAGTGTTGTACCGGGTGCGTCGCAGCGGCTGATACTGATGCTGAACGAGTCTGAACTCAGCCAGACCGAAGGCTACGGCGCTCAGATTTTCGGGCTGTTGTGCGCGGTGGCCGGATTGATCCTGATCCTGGGTACCATCCTGGCCATCGCGATTGCCCGCGCCATTGCCCAGCCCGTCAGCCAATTGGTGGAGGACGTGGCCTCTGAACCGCGTGGGCCGTGCAGATTCAGCGGGTTCGAGCGCCAGGACGAAATCGGCACGTTGAGCCGTACGCTGTCGGCTCTGGTGACCCAGCAAAATGCCGCGCTGCTGCGCGAGCAGGCATTTACCCGGCACGTGAGCCACGAGCTACGCACCCCCTTGGGGATCTTGAACAACAGCCTGGCGATCCTGCGTTTGCCCGGCTGCAACGCCGAAAAATCCGCACGCAGCCTGCTACGCATGGAGGGCGCGTTGTCCGGAATGAAAATGACCATTGAGCTGTTTTTGTCCCTGGCCCGTGAACCGCGTCAATTGCCCCATGCGGCGATTGACCTGTCCGCTGTCGTCGCCGAGCAGATCGAAAAATACCAGCTGCTTTACCCTCTCGCGGCTGATGCGCGGGTGCTGACGGGGGCATCAACGATCTGCGTGAAGGCCAATGAGGCGATAGCCCGCAGTGTGGTGCAGAACCTGCTGGGCAACGCTGTTCAGCATGGCGCCGGTAAAGTCCGGGTTGTCCTCACTGAGCAGCAACTGGTGATCATCAATAACCGTGTGGAACAGCGCGTGTCGCCGGGGTTCGGCTTTGGCCTGGAAATCGTCTCGCGTGCCTGCACGCAGGCAGGCTGGCGCTTTGAAACCCGACGCACACGCCATACGTTTCATGCGCGCATCTGCTTCACTTGA
- a CDS encoding ABC transporter permease, translating to MLEELLQTLGLSALSLKGFGPLLLQGTWMTIKLSVLSLAVSVVLGLLGASAKLSSLPFLRIPAQLYTTLIRGVPDLVLMLLIFYSLQTWLTGFTDFMEWEYIEIDPFSAGVITLGFIYGAYFTETFRGAILAVPRGQLEAATAYGLKRGQRFRYVTFPQMMRFALPGIGNNWMVMLKATALVSIIGLADLVKAAQDAGKSTYQLFYFLVLAALIYLMITSASNFVLRRLERRYSAGAREAVR from the coding sequence ATGCTCGAAGAACTGTTGCAAACCCTCGGGCTGAGCGCGCTCAGTTTGAAGGGTTTCGGCCCGCTGTTGCTGCAAGGCACGTGGATGACGATCAAGTTGTCAGTGCTGTCCCTGGCCGTCAGCGTCGTGCTCGGCTTGCTCGGTGCCAGCGCCAAATTGTCCAGCCTGCCCTTTTTGCGCATCCCCGCCCAGCTCTACACCACGCTGATTCGCGGTGTACCCGACTTGGTCCTGATGCTGCTGATTTTCTACAGCCTGCAAACCTGGCTCACCGGTTTCACCGACTTCATGGAATGGGAATACATCGAGATCGACCCATTCAGCGCCGGGGTGATCACCCTGGGCTTTATCTACGGTGCTTATTTCACCGAAACCTTTCGCGGCGCAATCCTCGCCGTGCCCCGTGGCCAACTGGAAGCCGCCACGGCCTACGGCCTCAAGCGCGGGCAACGGTTTCGCTACGTGACCTTCCCGCAGATGATGCGCTTTGCCCTGCCGGGTATCGGCAACAACTGGATGGTGATGCTCAAGGCCACGGCGCTGGTGTCGATCATCGGCCTGGCCGACTTGGTCAAGGCTGCCCAGGACGCGGGCAAGAGCACCTATCAGCTGTTCTACTTCCTGGTGCTCGCCGCGTTGATCTACCTGATGATCACCAGCGCGTCCAACTTCGTCTTGCGTCGCCTTGAACGGCGCTACTCCGCAGGCGCCCGGGAGGCAGTGCGATGA
- a CDS encoding transporter substrate-binding domain-containing protein, translating to MKKALLTLSALALCMAAGSALAKEYKELRFGVDPSYAPFESKAADGSLVGFDIDLGNAICAELKVKCKWVESDFDGMIPGLKANKFDGVISSMTVTPVREKAIDFSNELFSGPTSLVFKKGAGFSTPESLKGKSVGYEQGTIQEAYAKAVLDKAGVTTKAYANQDQVYADLTSGRLDASVQDMLQAELGFLKSPAGAGYEVSAAIDDPLLPSKTAIGIKKGNTELKALLDKGIKALHDDGTYATIQKKHFGDLNLYSGK from the coding sequence ATGAAAAAAGCATTGCTGACCCTTTCTGCACTGGCTCTGTGCATGGCCGCCGGTTCCGCGCTGGCCAAGGAATACAAGGAACTGCGTTTTGGTGTCGATCCGTCCTATGCACCGTTTGAATCCAAGGCCGCCGACGGCAGCCTGGTCGGCTTCGATATCGACCTGGGCAATGCGATCTGCGCCGAGCTGAAAGTGAAGTGCAAGTGGGTCGAAAGTGATTTCGACGGCATGATTCCAGGCCTGAAAGCCAACAAATTCGACGGCGTGATTTCGTCCATGACCGTGACCCCGGTGCGTGAAAAGGCCATCGACTTCTCTAACGAGCTGTTCTCCGGCCCAACCTCGCTGGTGTTCAAGAAGGGTGCTGGCTTCTCGACGCCCGAGTCCCTCAAGGGTAAATCCGTGGGCTACGAGCAAGGCACCATCCAGGAAGCCTACGCCAAGGCGGTACTGGATAAAGCCGGTGTGACCACCAAGGCCTACGCCAACCAGGACCAAGTGTATGCCGACCTGACCTCCGGCCGTCTCGACGCTTCCGTGCAGGACATGCTGCAAGCCGAACTGGGCTTTTTGAAGTCGCCAGCCGGTGCGGGCTACGAAGTCAGCGCCGCCATTGACGACCCACTGCTGCCGTCGAAAACCGCCATCGGTATCAAAAAAGGTAACACTGAACTGAAGGCGCTTTTGGATAAAGGTATCAAAGCGTTACACGATGATGGCACCTACGCCACCATCCAGAAGAAACACTTTGGCGATCTGAACCTGTACAGCGGCAAATAA
- a CDS encoding response regulator transcription factor, with protein MEILLVEDDHALAGSLGDYLGEFGFDVDFARDGRSCLERVQHHEYDLIVMDVAMPRMSGFDTCRQLRCEQNHTPVIFLTARDALPDKQEGYDAGGDDYLVKPFEPQELLWRIRALIRRGSLRQPRRVKQLGDLVIDPVSQALRYNGVITVLPALQFTLLNLLADGAPEPVSRRKLEAALWPGGDPPDSDALRTYIYRLRQALGKPYGNELIRTVHGKGYRLAIPY; from the coding sequence ATGGAAATATTACTAGTTGAAGATGATCATGCGTTGGCGGGTTCGTTGGGGGATTATCTCGGTGAATTTGGTTTCGATGTAGATTTTGCCCGCGATGGGCGAAGTTGCCTGGAGCGTGTCCAGCACCATGAGTACGACCTCATCGTCATGGATGTGGCAATGCCTCGCATGAGCGGTTTTGACACCTGTCGCCAGTTGCGGTGCGAGCAGAACCACACGCCCGTTATATTCCTGACGGCACGTGACGCACTGCCCGATAAACAAGAGGGTTACGACGCAGGCGGCGACGATTACCTGGTCAAACCCTTTGAGCCTCAAGAGTTGCTATGGCGTATCCGCGCGCTGATCCGCCGGGGCTCCCTGCGCCAGCCACGCCGTGTGAAACAACTGGGCGACCTGGTGATTGATCCGGTCTCGCAGGCGTTGCGCTACAACGGCGTCATCACGGTGTTACCCGCCCTCCAATTCACCTTGCTGAACCTGCTTGCCGATGGGGCACCGGAGCCCGTCAGCCGGCGCAAACTGGAGGCCGCGTTGTGGCCAGGGGGTGATCCGCCAGACAGTGATGCACTGCGCACGTATATCTACCGGCTCCGCCAAGCCTTGGGCAAGCCATACGGTAACGAGCTGATCCGGACGGTTCACGGTAAGGGCTATCGTCTTGCGATTCCTTACTGA
- a CDS encoding ABC transporter permease, translated as MIELLQEYWRPFLYSDGQHITGLAMTMWLLSAALVIGFLVSIPLSIARVSRNRAVRWPVQFYTYLFRGTPLYIQLLICYTGIYSIAAVREQPLLDAFFRDAMNCTILAFALNTCAYTTEIFAGAIRSMAHGEVEAAKAYGLSGWKLYAYVIMPSALRRSLPYYSNEVILMLHSTTVAFTATIPDILKVARDANSATFMTFQSFGIAALIYLTVTFALVGLFRLAERRWLAFLGPSH; from the coding sequence ATGATCGAACTCTTGCAGGAATACTGGCGCCCCTTCCTTTATAGCGACGGCCAGCACATCACCGGTCTGGCCATGACGATGTGGCTGCTCAGCGCCGCGCTGGTCATCGGCTTTCTGGTGTCGATTCCGCTGTCCATTGCGCGTGTCTCGCGCAATCGTGCCGTGCGTTGGCCGGTGCAGTTCTACACCTACCTGTTCCGGGGCACGCCGCTCTATATCCAGTTGCTGATCTGCTACACCGGCATCTACAGCATCGCCGCCGTGCGCGAACAACCGCTGCTGGACGCATTCTTTCGCGATGCGATGAACTGCACCATCCTGGCCTTCGCCCTCAACACCTGCGCCTACACCACGGAGATTTTCGCCGGGGCGATCCGCAGCATGGCCCATGGCGAAGTCGAAGCGGCCAAGGCCTATGGCTTGAGCGGCTGGAAGCTGTACGCCTACGTGATCATGCCGTCCGCGCTGCGTCGCTCGCTGCCCTACTACAGTAATGAAGTGATCCTGATGCTGCACTCGACCACGGTGGCCTTCACCGCGACGATTCCAGACATCCTCAAAGTGGCGCGGGACGCTAACTCGGCCACCTTCATGACCTTTCAATCATTCGGTATCGCTGCGCTGATCTACCTGACCGTGACCTTCGCGCTGGTCGGTCTGTTTCGTCTGGCGGAGCGCCGCTGGCTGGCGTTTCTCGGGCCGAGCCATTAA